In the Mya arenaria isolate MELC-2E11 chromosome 11, ASM2691426v1 genome, one interval contains:
- the LOC128209738 gene encoding uncharacterized protein LOC128209738, whose product MMAGVLIIGHSFTRRLSSWCVQNGQANMNIDSSRLQVFWHGQGGATIVHPSHSKSLWKELHMATDLDATMTFVDIGSNDLCNPTATPSIVANAIITFAQDLLSGGCKVVIISEILPRQGASVYNQRVADTNAQLEGFCSGAPQMIFWRHSRNNYNKRFLTDYVAPDGIHVDPSRGMRRYFSSVRGAVLFAERYL is encoded by the coding sequence ATGATGGCCGGCGTTTTGATTATAGGCCATTCATTTACGAGACGTCTCTCTTCTTGGTGTGTCCAAAATGGACAGGCTAATATGAACATTGATTCCAGCCGGTTGCAGGTTTTTTGGCATGGACAGGGAGGAGCCACCATTGTACATCCCAGTCATTCTAAATCTCTGTGGAAGGAATTACATATGGCTACTGACCTGGATGCCACAATGACCTTTGTAGATATCGGTAGCAACGACCTTTGCAATCCGACTGCTACTCCTTCTATAGTGGCTAATGCTATTATTACCTTTGCACAGGATCTATTGTCGGGAGGTTGTAAAGTTGTGATCATCAGCGAAATACTTCCACGTCAGGGAGCCTCAGTGTACAATCAGCGGGTAGCTGACACGAATGCTCAGTTAGAGGGTTTCTGCTCTGGTGCACCTCAGATGATATTTTGGAGACACTCAAGGAACAACTATAACAAGCGCTTCCTCACAGATTATGTTGCCCCTGATGGTATACATGTGGATCCTTCACGGGGCATGAGGAGGTACTTTAGCTCGGTTCGGGGCGCAGTTCTCTTCGCGGAGCGCTACCTTTGA